In Candidatus Nitrosotenuis cloacae, the following proteins share a genomic window:
- a CDS encoding COG1361 S-layer family protein, whose protein sequence is MISKMIAISALFLLVQLAAHDAYAQLGKGDSPFERNYGDVKFLDAYFGNLNEKIEVTPGDKNVPFTVVFANVGSQDITGIKGQLQLPLGFSPAAGKGAVIIADSDSEALAGKHFSLTFFVNLDKNIPIQQYPGTVKVDYTRLREAGQRNAFFDFTFRVTGESILNLKATDPFLISLKNNKVTVEISNLGTAPISNTKVVLQNTQTAVSATATPITNVESVVFDQSKWDVGTIDAQSTKKFTFTVYIPENVRTETLHTPFEVTYFNAHGDKVTDNRTVDFYINGLIDAKIYNIDVIDLSGKQTIIGEVINEGNTNALFAFVTLEPLDGSNIKKTTQFIDELETDSPVPFNIPVEFDGEPKYGDHKIKITVRYKDDARTEHLISAISTITLDDLTVKPEPTVMDFAPSIIGIIIVAAIGVIAYKKIKKRRATQTQN, encoded by the coding sequence ATGATTTCCAAGATGATCGCAATATCCGCATTATTCCTGCTTGTACAGCTTGCAGCGCACGACGCGTACGCCCAGCTGGGTAAGGGGGACTCACCATTTGAGCGCAATTACGGCGACGTCAAGTTCCTTGACGCATACTTTGGCAATCTCAACGAAAAGATTGAGGTGACGCCTGGCGACAAGAACGTGCCGTTTACGGTCGTGTTTGCAAATGTCGGCTCACAGGACATCACCGGAATAAAGGGCCAGCTGCAGCTGCCACTCGGGTTCAGCCCCGCCGCAGGAAAGGGCGCAGTAATAATAGCAGACAGCGACTCTGAGGCCCTCGCAGGAAAACACTTCTCACTGACATTCTTTGTCAATCTGGACAAGAACATCCCAATACAACAGTATCCAGGAACGGTAAAGGTGGACTATACAAGGCTGAGGGAGGCAGGACAGAGAAACGCCTTCTTTGATTTCACATTCAGGGTCACCGGGGAAAGCATACTCAACCTCAAGGCAACAGATCCATTCCTCATCTCTCTGAAGAACAATAAAGTCACAGTCGAGATATCGAATTTGGGGACCGCGCCTATATCGAACACCAAGGTGGTCCTGCAAAACACGCAGACTGCGGTCAGCGCAACTGCAACGCCCATCACAAATGTAGAAAGCGTCGTATTCGATCAAAGCAAGTGGGACGTAGGAACAATCGACGCACAGTCTACAAAGAAATTCACGTTCACGGTGTACATTCCAGAAAACGTGCGCACCGAGACACTGCACACTCCGTTCGAGGTGACGTACTTTAACGCCCACGGGGATAAGGTGACGGACAACCGCACGGTAGACTTTTACATAAACGGGCTGATCGACGCAAAAATCTACAACATCGACGTAATAGACCTCTCAGGCAAGCAAACCATAATCGGCGAGGTGATCAACGAGGGAAACACCAACGCATTATTTGCATTTGTCACACTCGAGCCGCTTGATGGCTCCAACATAAAAAAGACGACCCAGTTCATCGACGAGCTGGAGACTGACTCACCTGTGCCGTTCAACATACCAGTCGAGTTCGACGGCGAGCCAAAATACGGGGACCACAAAATCAAGATAACTGTGCGATACAAGGACGATGCCAGAACTGAGCACCTGATCAGCGCCATATCGACTATAACACTCGATGATCTGACCGTAAAGCCGGAGCCGACCGTGATGGACTTTGCACCATCAATAATCGGCATCATCATAGTGGCGGCAATAGGCGTTATTGCGTACAAGAAGATCAAAAAGAGAAGAGCGACACAAACCCAGAACTAA
- a CDS encoding cation:proton antiporter, translated as MSGFGVELVGQLGYLLLMCGAVGAIAYLFRQPLVLGFLIAGILIGPFGPFSLIKDVDMLNNLTDVAIVLLLFSVGLSFPLSQLRAIGKVGGVIATVEILVMLGIGYAVGSLFGWSFWDSMLLAAAISVSSTAIIVKVLEDTGQMETTSATLMIGVLIIEDILAIVILSTLTSTVTAGVFDFESFGWSLVKILGFIAGTIGAGVLLMPRLFEALSRLERYEITFIVALGIAFGLSYLSYELGFSIATGAFLAGVIIASSRFSEDLASLISPTREIFTAIFFVTIGALMNIQIIAEYWVPILIITIVTIVGKTIGTYAGVRLFGAGGGFALGVGLSMAQLGEFSFIVLKTGQDLGVVSEHLLPIVGAVVVVTTLLAPILIKLGNRMVSPYQ; from the coding sequence ATGAGCGGATTTGGGGTTGAGCTGGTAGGCCAACTAGGTTACTTGTTGTTAATGTGTGGCGCCGTAGGCGCAATTGCGTATCTATTCAGACAACCTCTGGTTCTTGGTTTTCTTATTGCCGGCATACTGATCGGTCCGTTTGGGCCATTCAGTCTGATCAAGGATGTGGATATGCTGAACAACCTGACAGATGTTGCAATAGTACTCTTACTGTTTAGCGTCGGATTATCATTCCCACTTTCACAGCTGCGTGCAATCGGTAAAGTAGGCGGAGTGATTGCGACTGTTGAGATTTTGGTCATGCTCGGAATAGGGTATGCAGTTGGATCACTGTTTGGATGGTCATTTTGGGATTCAATGTTGTTGGCAGCGGCAATCTCCGTCAGTTCCACTGCGATAATTGTCAAGGTATTAGAGGATACTGGACAGATGGAGACCACCTCTGCCACTCTCATGATCGGCGTTTTGATAATCGAGGACATTCTAGCAATTGTAATCCTAAGTACACTTACTTCCACCGTTACTGCCGGCGTGTTTGACTTTGAGTCGTTTGGATGGTCGCTTGTGAAGATTCTTGGCTTTATTGCAGGCACCATTGGTGCCGGAGTCCTTTTGATGCCGCGCCTCTTTGAGGCACTCTCAAGGCTGGAACGCTATGAGATCACATTTATCGTGGCACTTGGGATTGCGTTCGGGCTCTCGTATCTATCGTACGAGTTGGGATTTTCGATTGCAACTGGGGCGTTCTTGGCAGGCGTCATAATTGCAAGCTCCAGATTCTCTGAGGACTTGGCAAGTCTGATCAGTCCCACAAGGGAGATATTTACTGCGATATTTTTTGTCACGATTGGCGCTCTCATGAACATACAGATAATTGCAGAGTACTGGGTGCCGATTCTCATAATTACAATAGTCACCATAGTTGGCAAGACGATTGGTACGTATGCGGGGGTAAGGCTGTTTGGTGCCGGCGGCGGGTTTGCACTCGGCGTGGGGCTGAGCATGGCGCAGCTTGGTGAGTTCTCGTTTATTGTGCTAAAGACAGGGCAGGATCTTGGAGTTGTAAGCGAGCACCTGCTCCCAATAGTGGGTGCAGTTGTTGTTGTCACGACGCTTTTGGCACCGATCCTAATCAAGCTCGGCAACAGAATGGTCTCGCCGTACCAGTAG
- a CDS encoding ABC1 kinase family protein: MSITRTARVLVKLVPIILTLRKDRREWVRHEGKNVDYEKFQRHARKILDTFVLLGPVYIKLGQWLSSRADILPQPYLEELAKLQDDVPAAPFDQVRPMIERDLGPIDKKFSSIDTTAISGASLGQVYLAKIQDQEVIVKVKRPGIEQMIEEDIKVLKKVIPFAIQFIDPNLRFSAKSMLSQFIETIHEELDYTIESSNLKTIRKNLQRHDNVIIPRVYDDYSSKNVLTMEYIPGIKITNIEDLDRKGIDRQRIVIDVHKVFFTMLLRDSLFHADPHPGNISVADDGSLIIYDFGMVGKIDRDTRMRLIRLYLALVEKDPSRTVNAMNDLGMLTPDFNRSVIEQGIDLSIRTMHGRKPDEMEVKALMELANKTMSRFPFMLPKNLALYMRMSSIIEGIYKTHKVDFKFVKVLKNILEEEQLIKDAYIEELKYSFTRFAKSIDATISIAPELKKFLEDNRSLQLNTKPKGITLLAGCILASSVFIGSSLLYQSNQTMGIAGLIGSLIIMGISVLFRKR, translated from the coding sequence ATTTCAATAACCAGAACCGCCAGGGTGCTAGTCAAGCTCGTCCCAATCATTCTAACGCTGCGAAAGGATCGTCGTGAATGGGTCCGACACGAGGGAAAGAACGTCGACTATGAAAAATTCCAAAGGCACGCAAGAAAGATACTTGACACATTTGTCTTGCTTGGACCGGTGTACATCAAACTAGGACAGTGGCTCTCCTCGAGGGCAGACATACTACCACAGCCATATCTTGAGGAGCTTGCAAAGCTCCAAGACGACGTGCCGGCAGCCCCGTTTGATCAGGTAAGACCAATGATAGAAAGGGATCTCGGACCGATCGACAAAAAATTCTCATCAATTGACACTACTGCCATATCTGGCGCATCCCTTGGACAGGTGTATCTTGCAAAGATCCAAGATCAGGAAGTGATAGTCAAGGTAAAGCGGCCTGGAATCGAGCAGATGATCGAAGAGGACATCAAGGTACTAAAGAAGGTCATACCATTTGCAATCCAGTTCATAGACCCGAACCTGCGCTTTTCCGCAAAGTCGATGCTGTCACAGTTCATCGAGACGATACACGAGGAGCTTGACTATACCATAGAATCCTCAAACCTCAAGACGATCAGAAAAAATCTACAACGACACGACAATGTGATAATCCCAAGAGTGTATGATGATTATTCCTCAAAAAACGTCCTTACCATGGAGTACATCCCGGGAATCAAGATAACCAATATCGAGGATCTTGACAGAAAGGGAATCGACAGGCAGAGAATCGTCATCGACGTGCACAAGGTCTTCTTTACGATGCTTCTGCGTGATTCGCTGTTTCATGCGGATCCACATCCTGGCAACATCTCAGTTGCAGACGACGGCTCGCTTATCATATACGACTTTGGCATGGTGGGCAAAATCGACAGGGATACCAGGATGCGCCTTATCCGGTTGTACCTGGCACTGGTCGAAAAAGACCCATCCCGGACTGTGAACGCAATGAACGATTTAGGGATGCTAACACCGGACTTTAATCGCTCCGTAATAGAGCAGGGAATCGATCTCTCAATTAGGACGATGCACGGCAGAAAGCCCGACGAGATGGAGGTAAAGGCACTCATGGAGCTTGCAAACAAGACCATGAGCAGGTTTCCATTCATGCTCCCAAAGAACTTGGCACTATACATGAGGATGAGCTCCATCATCGAGGGAATCTACAAAACCCACAAGGTGGACTTTAAGTTCGTCAAGGTACTCAAGAACATTCTCGAGGAAGAACAGCTGATCAAGGACGCATACATCGAGGAACTCAAGTACTCCTTTACGAGATTTGCAAAATCCATCGACGCCACAATATCAATTGCCCCCGAGCTGAAAAAATTCCTAGAAGACAACAGATCCCTCCAGCTTAACACAAAGCCAAAAGGAATTACACTGCTTGCAGGATGCATACTTGCATCGTCCGTGTTCATTGGCTCGTCCCTACTGTACCAGTCAAACCAGACAATGGGCATTGCCGGATTAATCGGCTCGCTGATAATAATGGGAATCTCGGTTTTGTTCAGAAAGCGCTAG
- the tmk gene encoding dTMP kinase, with the protein MIIAIEGSDQAGKKTQSELLAKALAKRKLKTKVFSFPDYDTPLGREIDKFLHGKRKFPPQVIHCLLAANRWEKVEQIKKAHEQNPILIMNRYYQSNLVYGKANGLGLKWLEGLDAGLPKADLVIVLDVSQRESFRRKNKDRDRFEKDTKFLKKISHTYQSLAKKYHWHLVDATGTKESVHQAIMDIISKKLAKL; encoded by the coding sequence ATGATTATAGCAATTGAGGGAAGCGATCAGGCCGGCAAAAAGACCCAGTCGGAACTGCTTGCAAAAGCGCTTGCAAAAAGAAAACTAAAGACCAAAGTCTTCAGCTTCCCAGATTACGACACCCCGCTAGGAAGAGAGATAGACAAATTTCTCCACGGGAAAAGAAAATTCCCGCCACAAGTCATCCACTGCCTTTTGGCTGCAAATAGATGGGAAAAAGTGGAACAGATCAAAAAGGCGCACGAGCAAAACCCCATTCTGATAATGAACCGGTATTACCAGTCAAATCTCGTATACGGCAAGGCAAACGGCCTTGGCCTAAAGTGGCTTGAGGGCCTTGATGCCGGACTCCCAAAGGCAGACCTTGTAATCGTACTTGATGTATCTCAGAGGGAGTCATTCAGACGCAAGAACAAGGACCGGGACCGATTCGAAAAGGACACAAAATTCCTCAAAAAGATCTCGCACACCTACCAATCACTGGCAAAAAAATACCACTGGCACCTAGTAGACGCAACAGGCACCAAGGAGTCGGTGCACCAAGCCATAATGGACATCATCTCAAAGAAGCTAGCAAAGCTATGA
- a CDS encoding ABC transporter ATP-binding protein, which translates to MSETVLEVRNLNKVFGQGDTQVRALIDVSFSVKKGEFVLIVGSSGSGKSTLLNMIGLLDRPTSGEVYVDGTNTVKLSDNQISSFRNSKLGFIFQFSNLLVDLTVLENVLLPRNIQHSSQTAMTEAVNLLKAVGLESQMNKRANKISGGQAQRAAIARGLINKPTIVLADEPTGNLDSVTADTIVQLMKSMAKKLNQTFIIVTHDRHQFGEVDRVITIKDGRAFEGEDMPNKMEIAV; encoded by the coding sequence ATGTCTGAGACCGTACTCGAGGTAAGAAACCTAAACAAGGTATTCGGCCAAGGCGACACACAGGTCCGTGCCCTAATAGACGTCTCATTTTCCGTAAAAAAAGGCGAATTCGTGCTGATTGTGGGAAGCTCAGGCTCCGGCAAGTCCACGTTGCTGAACATGATCGGTCTGCTTGACAGGCCCACAAGCGGCGAAGTCTATGTGGACGGGACAAACACAGTAAAGCTCTCAGACAACCAGATCTCTTCATTTAGGAACTCAAAGCTCGGATTCATCTTCCAGTTTTCCAACCTACTAGTGGATCTCACCGTGCTGGAAAACGTCCTACTCCCAAGAAACATACAGCACTCAAGCCAGACTGCGATGACCGAGGCAGTAAACCTCCTAAAGGCAGTCGGACTGGAGAGCCAGATGAACAAGCGCGCAAACAAGATATCCGGCGGACAGGCCCAGAGGGCGGCCATTGCCAGAGGGCTCATCAACAAGCCGACAATAGTACTGGCAGACGAACCGACAGGGAACCTGGACTCGGTGACTGCAGATACTATAGTCCAGCTAATGAAATCGATGGCAAAAAAGCTAAACCAGACATTCATCATAGTCACCCACGACAGACACCAGTTTGGCGAGGTCGATAGGGTCATAACAATCAAGGACGGGCGCGCATTTGAGGGAGAGGACATGCCAAACAAGATGGAGATTGCTGTATGA
- a CDS encoding zinc-ribbon domain-containing protein codes for MTFCSKCGGELQENSVYCTKCGLKVGDSMHKRSRWWYLLPILFSIVGGVISYFIVKENDPRLAKNCLILGAILTIIGIAVGVVSAATSAYFWHMGF; via the coding sequence GTGACTTTTTGTAGTAAGTGCGGCGGAGAGTTGCAGGAAAATTCGGTCTACTGCACAAAATGTGGCCTAAAGGTCGGAGACTCGATGCACAAGAGGAGCAGGTGGTGGTACCTTCTGCCAATACTATTCAGCATAGTGGGCGGAGTCATATCATATTTCATAGTAAAGGAAAACGACCCGAGGCTTGCAAAGAACTGCCTGATATTGGGCGCCATACTCACCATAATCGGCATCGCAGTCGGAGTGGTCTCTGCTGCAACGTCTGCATATTTTTGGCACATGGGTTTTTAG
- the hsp14 gene encoding archaeal heat shock protein Hsp14, whose product MGVVRYMAKELAKEIGNKSREFYEFVLPPVDMYLEDDTLVVVTDLAGFEKKDIRVTLHGNILSIRAEKQEPQKENLVCRQRPSTIDKRIPLPAKVKEDVSSAKFSQGVLTVRIPIIPSGKQISIE is encoded by the coding sequence ATGGGCGTAGTCAGATACATGGCAAAAGAGTTGGCAAAGGAGATAGGCAACAAGTCGCGCGAGTTCTACGAGTTCGTACTGCCGCCGGTGGACATGTATCTTGAGGACGACACGCTGGTTGTGGTAACCGATCTGGCAGGATTTGAGAAAAAGGACATCAGGGTCACATTACACGGAAACATCCTGTCAATTAGGGCAGAAAAGCAGGAACCACAGAAGGAAAACCTAGTCTGCAGGCAGCGACCTAGCACAATTGACAAAAGGATCCCGCTGCCGGCAAAGGTAAAAGAGGATGTAAGCTCTGCCAAGTTCTCCCAAGGGGTCCTGACTGTCAGGATTCCGATCATCCCAAGCGGAAAGCAGATCTCAATAGAGTGA